In Paenibacillus dendritiformis, the DNA window ATTATCCCGGCGAGCCACGGGGATTACATCCATGATCAGCCGCAATTGAATGTGGAGGACCAGGTGCCGATGGTCAATATACGGCCGTTCGGACTCTGTCAGAGCACGCAGAATCCGGCGGTACAGGCCGTCATCGACGCCCTGCCGCCGATGCCGAAGCAGGAGGAGGCCGGCTGGTTCGCGAGCTTGTTCATCAAAAAGGAGGCTCCGCCCCCGGAAGAGGTTCCGGCGCCCGTATGCGTAGCGATGTGCGTGCCGAAAGTGACGCCGGGGATGCTCTGGCAATCGGGCAAGGAGAATGTATTGGTCGGGGGTGCGCCCGCGTTGCTGAGCAACGGATGGGTGACTTGCGCATACGGGGGCCTCATCACGATCGTGCATGACGGGCAACGGGAATAGCAGCCTCGGGAGAAGGGATGGAAGAGGATGAGGATACGTTACGGGGGAGTAATCCTCGAGCTCCCGGTTGAGCTTCACCGCCTGACCGGGCTTGTCTTAACGCGAGAGGTCAATGAGCATATCCAGCTTCAGTTCAGCGCGATTATCCCGGAAGAGAAGAAGGACAGTTATATTCATGAGCTGGGGCAAGGATCGCCGATTATCGTCTATCGGGAGCTGGAGGAAGTCGAGGATAGCGGCGAACCGGCCGGCGGGAGCCGGCAAGGAGATGTGTTATTCCAAGGCCTGATTCGCCGACTGGATATCCAGTGCGTGCGCGGCGTGTACACGCTCCAGGCGGAAGCCTGTTCCTATACGTGGGCGATGGACATCGAGCGCAAACGGCGCTCGTTCCAGCGGGTCGATATGACCTATGCCGATGTAATTGAGCAGGTGCTGCAGGACTATCCGCATGCCAATATGCAGGATCATGCGACGAACCATGCCCGGATTGACGGGCTTATCATGCAGTATGACGAGACCGATTGGCAGTTCGTCAAGCGGCTGGCTTCGCATTTCGGGGCCGTCGTGGTCCCGGATGCAGCTTCGGGGAGCGCTCGCTTCACGCTTGGCGTATCCGCGGATCGGGAACCTGTTGCCGTTAGCGATGCGCAATATGTCATCCGGAACGACTTTCGACGCGGCCTGCTGGCCCGGACGAACGAGAACCCGGAGCTGCAGGAGACCGACTTCATCAGCTTCGAGATCGATACGCCGCTCTGGCTTCCGCTGGGGGGACGCATCAGCTTCGCCCAGAGGCCGTTCGTCATCCGGGCCGCCAAGTCGCTCGTGCGGGACGGCCTCCTGCGGCACACGTATACATTCAGCACCGCCGATGGCGTCAGACAAGGCTATCTGTCCAATCCGCGGATTCAAGGCTTGTCGC includes these proteins:
- a CDS encoding DUF4280 domain-containing protein, giving the protein MHEMIADGGGGEGQAEPKYVVHGAFCACSQGTRPARLIIPASHGDYIHDQPQLNVEDQVPMVNIRPFGLCQSTQNPAVQAVIDALPPMPKQEEAGWFASLFIKKEAPPPEEVPAPVCVAMCVPKVTPGMLWQSGKENVLVGGAPALLSNGWVTCAYGGLITIVHDGQRE